In a genomic window of Candidatus Acidiferrales bacterium:
- a CDS encoding TrmH family RNA methyltransferase, with amino-acid sequence MRKLAHAEISSRRLSVEQAIAAERMPIYGFLENVRSLYNVGSIFRTSDAALLSRLYLTGFTPYPPRPEISKTALGAVESVPWSYHKRPLDAVHEIKSRGIKFVVLEQTDESIPLWELPREFFPVCIAVGNEIGGITKDVVEAADVAVEIPMRGVKHSLNVAVAYGIAVYRLFEMCAGKRHE; translated from the coding sequence ATGCGTAAGCTGGCACACGCCGAGATTTCATCCCGCCGGCTGTCGGTCGAACAGGCGATCGCAGCTGAGCGCATGCCGATCTACGGCTTTCTTGAAAATGTCCGCAGCCTTTATAATGTCGGTTCGATCTTCAGGACTTCTGATGCTGCCCTTCTCTCGAGACTCTACCTCACCGGATTTACCCCTTATCCTCCCAGGCCGGAAATTTCAAAGACCGCTCTCGGGGCTGTCGAAAGTGTGCCATGGTCGTACCATAAACGGCCTCTTGATGCCGTCCACGAAATCAAGTCTCGTGGAATAAAATTTGTGGTGCTCGAACAAACCGATGAGAGCATTCCCCTGTGGGAATTGCCTCGCGAGTTTTTCCCGGTCTGTATCGCTGTCGGAAACGAGATCGGAGGAATAACAAAGGATGTCGTGGAAGCTGCCGATGTTGCCGTGGAAATCCCGATGAGAGGGGTGAAACATTCGCTCAATGTTGCGGTAGCCTATGGAATTGCAGTATATAGATTGTTTGAAATGTGTGCCGGGAAACGACATGAATAA
- the ruvX gene encoding Holliday junction resolvase RuvX: protein MPDEKRVLGIDFGSKRVGIAVSDPMGIIAQGIDTLPNDRDLPDKILELVKRMSVTKIVIGKPLKLSGGEGNSAILASKFADVLKKKMSKGYEKKVEVVEWDERFTTTIAQRTQIELGIKKSERQKKGNLDRMASQIILQSYLDSHR from the coding sequence ATGCCTGACGAAAAACGAGTTTTGGGAATTGACTTCGGGTCGAAAAGAGTCGGCATCGCCGTCAGCGATCCCATGGGAATCATTGCCCAAGGCATCGATACTCTTCCCAACGATCGTGATCTCCCCGATAAGATTCTCGAATTAGTAAAGAGAATGTCGGTTACCAAGATTGTGATAGGCAAACCGCTTAAATTAAGTGGAGGCGAAGGAAACTCCGCAATACTTGCATCGAAATTCGCAGATGTATTGAAGAAAAAAATGTCAAAGGGTTATGAGAAAAAAGTCGAGGTTGTCGAATGGGACGAGAGATTTACTACCACTATTGCCCAGCGGACACAAATCGAACTCGGCATCAAGAAAAGTGAAAGGCAAAAGAAAGGTAACCTGGATCGCATGGCTTCTCAGATCATTCTCCAGAGTTATCTCGATTCACATAGATGA
- a CDS encoding multiheme c-type cytochrome, with translation MRREIPKTVIAGIIITVVVLLAIYIFTNLPGGGTSVSHAPSTEVSYVGGDKCATCHQRVTPDIVFQFASGTMAKSGVKCEDCHVVERNNPMGHEHEGFYITSEPTPKQCGRCHVRETDEYSHSRHAGPAWMALTGFDDFDSDQRKVTESIPELTRGPNGIPTATRNSIFDMEGPNVTPAACQSCHEIGKPNKDGSIGNCNKCHLRHEFSLGQVRKPEVCGQCHLGPDHPQDEIYRESAHGVMYATEGDKWNWDQKPGRLTTRDFPAPTCATCHMSGFGGQGTTHEVGTRLTKFLFSAISADRPNGGQNRLAMQEICANCHSQSFIKNVYRQADSVTSFVNSKVQEASDIITGLIKDNVITSRPFATQISYDAFDLWHYYGRTAKFAAYMQGPDYVQWHGVYPLLKQLSKVKEDAQELRSRHRGGVGQ, from the coding sequence ATGAGACGTGAAATACCAAAAACTGTCATAGCAGGAATCATTATAACTGTTGTGGTTCTTCTCGCAATCTACATTTTCACAAACCTTCCGGGCGGAGGTACATCAGTATCTCACGCCCCATCGACTGAAGTCTCGTACGTGGGCGGAGACAAGTGTGCAACCTGCCACCAGCGTGTCACTCCCGATATTGTCTTCCAATTCGCCTCGGGAACCATGGCAAAGTCGGGCGTGAAATGCGAGGATTGTCACGTCGTCGAAAGGAACAATCCGATGGGCCACGAACACGAAGGATTCTACATTACTTCGGAGCCGACGCCCAAACAGTGCGGAAGATGCCACGTGAGAGAGACCGACGAATATTCACACAGCCGCCACGCCGGACCGGCATGGATGGCACTTACCGGTTTTGACGATTTCGATTCCGATCAACGGAAGGTGACTGAAAGCATCCCCGAGCTTACCCGCGGGCCGAACGGAATTCCCACCGCTACGAGAAATTCCATCTTCGATATGGAGGGCCCGAACGTAACGCCTGCCGCATGTCAAAGCTGCCATGAAATCGGGAAGCCGAACAAGGATGGCAGCATCGGCAACTGCAACAAGTGCCACCTTAGGCACGAGTTCTCTCTTGGCCAGGTCCGCAAGCCTGAAGTATGCGGACAGTGCCACCTCGGTCCCGATCATCCCCAGGATGAGATTTACAGAGAATCCGCACACGGTGTGATGTACGCGACCGAAGGAGATAAATGGAACTGGGATCAGAAACCCGGCCGGCTGACAACCCGGGATTTTCCAGCTCCAACTTGCGCCACCTGCCACATGAGCGGCTTCGGCGGACAAGGCACCACACACGAAGTGGGAACCCGTCTCACAAAATTTTTATTCTCGGCAATCTCAGCTGACAGACCGAACGGCGGGCAAAATCGCCTCGCAATGCAAGAGATCTGCGCGAATTGCCATTCGCAATCGTTCATCAAAAATGTTTATCGGCAGGCCGATAGTGTCACCTCCTTTGTGAATTCAAAAGTGCAGGAAGCTTCCGACATAATCACGGGACTCATTAAAGATAATGTAATTACTTCCAGACCGTTCGCGACACAAATCAGCTACGATGCCTTCGATCTCTGGCATTACTACGGCAGGACGGCGAAGTTCGCTGCTTACATGCAGGGACCGGACTACGTTCAGTGGCACGGCGTATACCCTCTTCTCAAGCAATTAAGCAAAGTGAAAGAGGATGCTCAGGAATTACGTTCTCGCCACAGAGGAGGCGTCGGGCAATGA
- the mtgA gene encoding monofunctional biosynthetic peptidoglycan transglycosylase yields the protein MSDELEPRRRMATFGRVIPVILVVFLIIEIVMLPLPWTVAGLRTENPGLTALMKQRITQAKSRHEFYKIKYAYVPLSRISSSMIHAAVVGEDGTFFEHNGVDWHEVGQSLQKNWEEKKIVRGSSTITMQLAKNLWFSTSRDPLTKVNEIIAAYMLEYYLTKDRIVELYLNEIEFGRGIFGVEAASRIDFNVPASQLSRDQAARLSAVIPSPIKHTPDSTGKFVLSRTDVILARMDARGW from the coding sequence ATGAGTGATGAATTAGAACCGAGGCGGAGGATGGCCACTTTCGGAAGGGTCATCCCGGTTATCCTCGTGGTGTTTTTGATCATAGAAATTGTCATGCTTCCGTTACCGTGGACTGTTGCGGGTTTGAGAACTGAAAATCCAGGTTTGACGGCTTTGATGAAACAAAGGATCACGCAGGCGAAGTCCAGACATGAGTTTTATAAGATTAAATACGCTTACGTACCTCTTTCAAGAATTTCCAGTTCGATGATCCACGCGGCGGTAGTCGGCGAAGACGGGACTTTCTTTGAGCACAACGGCGTTGACTGGCACGAAGTTGGGCAATCTCTTCAGAAGAATTGGGAGGAGAAGAAAATAGTCCGCGGATCGAGCACCATCACGATGCAGCTGGCTAAGAATCTATGGTTCTCAACGAGCCGTGATCCGTTGACTAAGGTCAACGAAATCATCGCGGCGTATATGCTGGAATATTATTTAACAAAGGATCGAATAGTGGAATTATATCTGAACGAAATCGAATTTGGCCGGGGAATTTTCGGGGTCGAGGCAGCGAGCAGGATTGATTTCAATGTCCCGGCGTCTCAGCTTTCTCGCGACCAGGCAGCCAGACTTTCCGCAGTTATTCCGAGCCCGATTAAACATACGCCTGATTCGACCGGCAAGTTTGTTTTGTCCAGAACGGACGTAATACTGGCAAGGATGGACGCTCGAGGATGGTAA
- the rpmI gene encoding 50S ribosomal protein L35, giving the protein MPKTKTNRAMAKRIKRTSSGKYLREKAFRSHILTSKTRKRKRQLRKAGVLDKTDVGRVRGMLNQ; this is encoded by the coding sequence ATGCCGAAGACAAAAACAAATCGTGCTATGGCAAAGAGGATAAAGAGGACTTCAAGCGGCAAATACCTTCGCGAGAAAGCATTCAGAAGTCATATTTTGACATCGAAAACTCGTAAAAGGAAACGTCAGCTTAGAAAGGCCGGGGTTCTCGACAAGACCGACGTGGGACGTGTCCGCGGCATGTTGAACCAATAA
- a CDS encoding bifunctional (p)ppGpp synthetase/guanosine-3',5'-bis(diphosphate) 3'-pyrophosphohydrolase yields MSYLADIRSTEKLNHLLDVCRANLYTFNEDLIRRAFEFSWNAHVRGKPRASGEPYFSHPFEVALVVAKEIPLDDISVAAALLHDVVEDTPYDLKAVRTEFGNEVADIVDGVTKISGAVESHEITRADNYRKMLLSMAKDVRVILVKFADRLHNMRTLAFLPPEKQQRIAKETLEIYAPLAHRFGLAKVKWEFEDLAFKHLNSADYEYISRKLQAKRRERESYIRKFILPIKKRLEDEESKFEITGRPKHIYSIYNKMVKRGKPIEEIYDLFAVRIILDTDDKNDCFTVYGIVSEIYTPVPERFKDYISVPKQNGYQSIHTTVIGPEGKMVEVQIRTQQMDEVAERGVAAHWKYKEGVKESDRNLEEWISWVREILEQPAVSTDDASSFLEGFKLDLYQDEIYVFTPKGDLQILPKGATPVDFAFEIHSQVGTHCVGAKVNGRIVPLSTKLNSGDQIEIITSSNQNVNPDWEKFVVSRKAKAHIRRWLNEEARKKAAEGEEIWNKKLKKNKLSISEEDFAKLLHDLKFDNPQKFYSAISDEEVEPERLIARLRQQKSLRETGEAAKPVQTFVEIARKSSEGIVVDGSRTDWKVSYAKCCNPIPGDEIVGFVTTGEGIKIHRKSCPNVGRLDSQAKERIVEATWPGESSGLFVAGVTISGLDRPGILTEVTHAITNYQNTNIRSVSAEVRSAIFEGQIIMYVKDREHLERLIDKLKKIEGVTRVDRLSTAVSGGQNA; encoded by the coding sequence GTGTCATATTTAGCCGACATACGAAGCACTGAAAAACTAAATCACCTCTTGGATGTGTGCCGGGCAAACCTGTACACGTTTAACGAGGATTTGATAAGGCGGGCATTCGAGTTCAGCTGGAATGCTCACGTCCGGGGTAAGCCTCGCGCCTCGGGCGAACCGTATTTCTCACATCCCTTTGAAGTGGCCCTTGTGGTGGCAAAGGAGATTCCACTTGATGATATCTCTGTCGCAGCAGCACTGCTCCATGACGTTGTCGAAGATACCCCTTACGATCTGAAAGCGGTTCGGACGGAATTTGGAAATGAAGTTGCCGATATCGTCGACGGGGTGACGAAGATTTCCGGCGCCGTCGAGAGTCACGAGATCACGCGCGCCGACAATTACCGCAAGATGCTTCTCTCGATGGCAAAGGATGTTAGGGTCATTCTTGTGAAGTTTGCCGACCGATTGCACAACATGAGGACGCTTGCGTTCCTTCCGCCGGAGAAACAGCAGAGGATCGCGAAAGAGACTTTGGAAATCTATGCTCCTCTTGCCCACCGTTTCGGCTTGGCGAAAGTTAAATGGGAATTCGAAGACCTCGCATTCAAGCACCTCAATTCTGCCGACTACGAGTATATATCGAGGAAACTGCAGGCGAAACGCCGTGAACGTGAATCGTATATTAGGAAATTTATCCTGCCGATAAAAAAGCGTCTCGAAGATGAAGAAAGCAAATTTGAGATCACCGGCCGGCCGAAACACATTTACAGTATCTACAACAAGATGGTGAAACGCGGCAAGCCGATAGAGGAGATATACGATTTGTTCGCAGTAAGAATTATTCTTGACACTGACGACAAGAACGATTGCTTTACCGTTTATGGAATAGTCTCGGAGATATATACGCCGGTCCCGGAGCGGTTCAAAGACTATATTTCTGTTCCAAAGCAAAATGGATACCAGTCTATCCACACAACGGTGATCGGCCCGGAAGGCAAGATGGTCGAAGTGCAGATCCGAACACAACAGATGGACGAGGTCGCAGAGCGCGGCGTTGCGGCTCACTGGAAATACAAAGAAGGAGTCAAAGAATCTGATAGGAACCTTGAAGAATGGATATCATGGGTGCGGGAGATTCTCGAGCAGCCTGCGGTTTCAACCGATGATGCATCGAGCTTCCTGGAGGGATTCAAACTCGATCTGTACCAGGATGAGATCTACGTATTCACTCCGAAAGGAGATTTACAGATACTTCCGAAAGGGGCAACCCCGGTGGACTTTGCATTTGAGATACATTCTCAGGTAGGCACACATTGTGTCGGCGCAAAAGTTAACGGAAGGATTGTTCCGCTTAGTACGAAATTGAACAGCGGCGATCAAATTGAGATTATCACCTCGTCAAATCAAAATGTAAATCCCGACTGGGAGAAATTTGTCGTTTCAAGAAAAGCCAAGGCACACATCAGACGCTGGTTGAATGAAGAAGCGAGGAAAAAAGCTGCCGAGGGTGAAGAAATCTGGAATAAGAAGCTGAAGAAAAACAAGCTTTCGATTTCAGAAGAAGATTTTGCGAAACTGCTTCATGATTTGAAGTTCGATAATCCTCAGAAATTTTATTCGGCTATTTCCGATGAGGAGGTCGAGCCTGAAAGATTGATCGCTCGGCTAAGACAGCAGAAATCTCTGAGAGAAACAGGGGAGGCTGCGAAGCCCGTTCAAACTTTCGTCGAGATAGCAAGAAAATCGTCGGAGGGAATCGTCGTCGATGGATCTCGAACCGATTGGAAGGTCTCTTATGCGAAGTGCTGCAATCCGATTCCGGGAGATGAGATAGTCGGTTTCGTCACTACAGGCGAAGGGATAAAAATACACCGGAAGTCATGTCCAAACGTAGGAAGGTTAGACAGTCAGGCAAAGGAGAGAATAGTTGAGGCAACCTGGCCCGGAGAAAGCAGCGGTCTATTCGTCGCCGGAGTGACCATCTCCGGATTGGATAGGCCCGGGATCCTGACCGAAGTTACGCACGCCATAACAAACTATCAGAACACGAATATCCGCAGCGTTTCTGCAGAAGTGCGCAGTGCAATTTTTGAAGGTCAAATCATTATGTATGTGAAAGACAGGGAACATCTGGAGCGTCTGATCGATAAGTTGAAGAAGATCGAAGGTGTGACTCGCGTCGACAGATTATCCACTGCCGTTTCCGGCGGGCAGAATGCCTGA
- a CDS encoding RNA-binding domain-containing protein, with protein MKALISEGENFKIEFKRQFSGIEKIAKELIAFANTKGGMILFGVDDDGTIYGVESEKSEIDLIYEASRRYCEPPIEPIVQVIELNGKDIVVAIVEESRKKPHRLQDYKEDVSRDARVYIRVNDKSVIASREVIKILESERPDSKPLSVIIGENERRLFKYLEDHQRVTVKEFAKLVNISERRASKILVNLVRAGVIRIHTAEKFEYFTSAF; from the coding sequence TTGAAGGCCCTCATTTCCGAGGGAGAAAACTTTAAGATAGAGTTCAAGCGACAATTCAGCGGAATTGAAAAAATTGCGAAGGAGCTTATCGCGTTCGCGAATACGAAAGGTGGGATGATCCTCTTTGGCGTTGATGACGACGGTACAATTTATGGAGTCGAAAGCGAGAAATCGGAGATCGATCTCATCTACGAGGCATCCCGCAGATATTGTGAGCCGCCGATCGAGCCTATCGTTCAGGTCATAGAATTGAACGGAAAAGACATCGTGGTCGCAATCGTCGAAGAGAGCAGAAAGAAGCCGCACAGGCTGCAGGATTATAAAGAGGATGTGTCCCGCGATGCAAGAGTTTATATACGCGTAAACGACAAGAGCGTGATCGCAAGCAGGGAAGTTATCAAAATATTGGAGAGTGAACGTCCGGACAGCAAACCTCTTTCGGTTATCATAGGTGAAAACGAGCGAAGGCTGTTCAAGTATCTGGAAGACCACCAGCGGGTTACGGTGAAGGAGTTTGCAAAGCTTGTTAACATCAGCGAAAGACGGGCCTCGAAAATCTTAGTCAATCTTGTCAGAGCGGGAGTGATAAGGATTCACACGGCAGAGAAATTCGAGTACTTTACATCGGCTTTTTAA
- the thrB gene encoding homoserine kinase → MKKIVVPASTSNLGPGFDTLGLAVNRYLTIEAVPSRDFSVEISGEGASEIPRDESNLTVRALTKILGEVPKLKIKIHNEIPSCGGFGASGAAIIGGLVLGNELLQKKRSVADIYNIAISIEGHPDNVSAALFGGLVINARGEDGAYSHIKIPVNGNLRFVAVLPDSKVETSAARKILPASVTLRDAVSNIQHSSLLVAVFSSGDYEMLRHAVHDELHEKHRKKLIPHFEDFEKAALGCGALAFAVSGAGSSCIAFSIHDSEKVENSFKGLIKKLKLDWRVEIFEPVNEGVKVFHDGSSGAD, encoded by the coding sequence TTGAAAAAAATAGTGGTTCCAGCTTCGACATCGAATTTAGGGCCGGGTTTCGACACACTCGGGCTTGCGGTGAACAGGTATCTCACCATCGAAGCCGTGCCTTCGAGAGATTTTTCCGTCGAGATATCCGGCGAAGGCGCCAGCGAAATTCCCCGCGACGAATCAAATCTGACTGTGCGCGCGCTGACGAAAATTCTCGGGGAAGTACCGAAACTGAAAATAAAGATCCACAACGAAATTCCGTCATGCGGGGGCTTCGGCGCCAGCGGAGCTGCCATCATAGGCGGTTTAGTTCTCGGCAACGAGCTCCTTCAAAAGAAGCGCAGTGTAGCTGACATTTATAACATCGCAATAAGCATCGAGGGTCATCCTGATAATGTAAGCGCCGCCCTTTTCGGCGGGCTTGTCATCAATGCGCGCGGAGAAGACGGAGCTTATTCGCACATCAAGATTCCCGTCAATGGGAACCTGAGATTCGTCGCCGTTCTCCCCGATTCGAAAGTCGAGACTTCCGCTGCGAGGAAGATTCTTCCGGCATCTGTGACGCTCCGCGACGCAGTTTCGAATATTCAGCACAGTTCGCTTTTGGTGGCGGTATTTTCTTCAGGCGATTATGAAATGCTCCGGCATGCGGTCCATGACGAGCTCCATGAAAAGCATCGTAAGAAGCTCATTCCGCATTTTGAGGATTTTGAGAAGGCGGCACTCGGCTGCGGTGCCCTAGCGTTCGCTGTCAGCGGAGCAGGAAGCAGCTGCATAGCATTCTCGATTCATGACAGCGAGAAAGTTGAGAATTCTTTTAAGGGTTTGATTAAGAAATTGAAGCTCGATTGGCGGGTGGAAATTTTCGAACCGGTAAATGAAGGTGTCAAGGTGTTCCATGACGGATCATCCGG
- the infC gene encoding translation initiation factor IF-3: MNNEIKAPTVRLIDSDGKQLGVMPPREALKLSETRGLDLVEIVPTSNPPVCKLVDYGKYMYELTKKEKAKTKGQSSAQLKEIRFHPNTDDHDFLFKSRHAREFLEQGHKVKGSVFFKGREITYTALGEDLLKRFMEFLDDVGKVEQLPKLEGKNMAVIIAPDKSKKKTASSAKRGESAPKNSEGTPSPKVQVVESTSSHQEQGQIKKQNDTKEN; the protein is encoded by the coding sequence ATCAACAACGAGATCAAGGCACCGACTGTGCGCCTGATCGATTCCGACGGAAAACAGCTGGGGGTTATGCCGCCGCGAGAAGCTTTGAAGCTATCCGAGACAAGAGGTCTGGACCTCGTGGAGATCGTGCCGACGTCCAACCCACCGGTCTGCAAACTTGTCGATTACGGGAAGTACATGTATGAGCTGACGAAAAAAGAAAAAGCGAAAACGAAGGGACAGTCTTCCGCACAGCTCAAGGAGATACGCTTCCATCCAAACACCGACGACCACGACTTCCTTTTTAAATCGAGACATGCAAGAGAATTTTTGGAACAGGGACATAAGGTAAAAGGAAGCGTTTTCTTTAAAGGACGGGAGATAACATACACAGCTCTCGGTGAGGATCTTCTAAAGAGGTTCATGGAATTCCTCGACGATGTCGGTAAAGTGGAACAGTTACCCAAGCTGGAAGGAAAGAACATGGCCGTGATCATAGCTCCCGATAAATCCAAAAAGAAAACCGCTTCGTCCGCGAAGCGAGGCGAGTCGGCTCCGAAGAATTCGGAAGGAACACCTTCGCCGAAGGTTCAAGTAGTCGAAAGCACTTCGTCACATCAGGAGCAGGGACAGATCAAGAAACAAAACGACACAAAGGAGAATTGA
- the thrS gene encoding threonine--tRNA ligase: MPKVKLPDNSILQVDSSAPAIEVAKKISRSLAEEALAVKIDGKTSDLNAPIIDDCELRFLTFDDPEGREVYWHSSSHLMAHAIQSIFPEAKFGVGPAIEDGFYYDVDVNKTLSPADLEAIEKRMHEIAEQNSPFVRKVVDKDAALKFFRDKKDPYKVEIIDALDETITFYSEGDFTDLCRGPHVPSVGKLKYFKLLGTSGAYWRGDSKNKMLQRVYGVSFPKKKMLEDHLKMLEEAKLRDHRRLGRELELFVFHDIAPGAPFWLPNGMIIFRELEKFIREELDKRNYLEISTPMLVKKDLWEQSGHWGHYKQNMFILDVEEDTYSLKPMNCPESSYVYRFKTRSYRDLPLRYSEIGRLHRNEISGALGGMFRVRQITMDDAHIYCRPDQILSEINDLIGLVKHVYALFRFEVSFKLSTKPDDGMGDPKLWDQAEAALKQALEQNGIKYDIKEKDGAFYGPKIDIQIKDAIGREWQVATIQLDFVMLPERFDLTYADADGQAKRPVAIHRAIFGSFERFVGILTEHYAGAFPAWLSPVQAAVLPITDSVNEYARSVVEALAKENVRVELDDRNEKIGFKIREWETKKVPYMLVVGQKEKDTGKVAIRKHHEGDKGASPLSEFISMIKNEIANKT; the protein is encoded by the coding sequence ATGCCTAAAGTAAAACTCCCCGATAATTCCATATTACAGGTCGATTCCTCTGCGCCGGCGATCGAAGTCGCAAAGAAAATCAGCCGCTCGTTGGCGGAGGAGGCACTTGCTGTGAAGATCGACGGAAAAACCTCGGATCTTAACGCTCCTATTATAGATGATTGCGAACTCAGGTTCCTGACCTTCGACGATCCGGAAGGACGCGAGGTCTATTGGCACAGCAGCTCGCATTTGATGGCACACGCCATCCAATCAATTTTCCCGGAGGCAAAATTCGGGGTTGGTCCTGCAATCGAAGACGGATTTTATTATGACGTCGACGTCAATAAGACTTTGTCTCCTGCAGATCTGGAAGCGATCGAAAAAAGGATGCATGAAATAGCGGAGCAGAACAGTCCGTTTGTTCGAAAAGTTGTCGACAAAGATGCGGCATTAAAATTTTTCAGAGATAAGAAAGATCCATACAAAGTCGAGATCATCGATGCCCTCGACGAGACGATAACTTTTTACAGCGAAGGCGATTTTACCGATCTCTGTCGCGGCCCGCACGTTCCATCGGTGGGTAAATTGAAATACTTCAAACTTCTCGGCACAAGCGGAGCATACTGGAGGGGCGACAGCAAAAACAAAATGCTCCAGCGCGTTTACGGCGTCTCGTTCCCGAAGAAAAAGATGCTCGAAGATCATCTCAAGATGCTGGAGGAGGCGAAGCTGCGCGACCATCGAAGGCTCGGACGCGAGCTTGAACTATTCGTGTTCCACGATATAGCTCCCGGTGCACCGTTCTGGCTCCCGAATGGAATGATAATCTTCCGCGAACTCGAAAAATTCATTCGCGAGGAACTCGACAAGCGGAATTATCTCGAAATATCGACCCCGATGCTCGTGAAAAAAGATTTGTGGGAACAGTCGGGACACTGGGGACATTATAAACAAAACATGTTCATCCTCGACGTCGAGGAGGATACATATTCTCTGAAGCCGATGAATTGTCCGGAAAGCAGCTACGTGTATCGATTTAAAACCAGAAGCTACCGCGACCTTCCGCTTCGCTATTCTGAAATCGGCAGGCTGCACCGCAACGAAATTTCCGGCGCACTCGGCGGAATGTTCCGCGTCAGACAAATAACGATGGACGATGCCCATATTTATTGCCGCCCCGACCAAATCCTGTCGGAGATAAATGACCTTATCGGTCTCGTAAAACATGTCTATGCCCTTTTCAGATTCGAAGTCTCTTTCAAACTCTCGACTAAGCCGGACGACGGCATGGGCGATCCAAAGCTCTGGGACCAGGCGGAAGCCGCACTGAAACAGGCGTTGGAACAAAACGGAATTAAGTACGACATAAAAGAAAAGGACGGCGCTTTTTACGGACCCAAGATCGACATTCAAATCAAAGACGCCATCGGACGAGAATGGCAGGTTGCCACAATTCAACTCGACTTCGTCATGCTTCCCGAGAGATTCGATCTGACTTACGCCGATGCCGACGGGCAGGCAAAAAGGCCGGTTGCAATTCACCGGGCCATATTCGGTTCATTCGAAAGATTCGTCGGCATATTGACCGAGCACTACGCCGGAGCATTTCCCGCATGGCTTTCGCCCGTGCAAGCGGCAGTTCTTCCGATCACCGATTCCGTCAACGAATACGCAAGATCTGTCGTGGAGGCCTTGGCCAAAGAAAATGTCCGGGTCGAGCTTGATGATCGCAACGAAAAAATCGGATTTAAAATCCGTGAATGGGAAACAAAGAAAGTTCCTTATATGTTGGTTGTTGGACAAAAGGAAAAGGATACCGGGAAAGTTGCAATTCGCAAGCACCATGAAGGCGACAAAGGAGCATCGCCGCTTTCAGAGTTTATCTCGATGATAAAAAACGAAATAGCAAACAAAACATAG
- the rplT gene encoding 50S ribosomal protein L20 yields the protein MPRSKNKVASHRRRKKTLELAKGSWGARSKVHTVAKHHVEKALQHAYRDRRKKKREFRSLWIVRINAAARENGTTYSRLIAALANKEVTINRKVLADLAANSPETFKEVVHFAFN from the coding sequence ATGCCACGTTCAAAAAATAAAGTAGCTTCCCATAGAAGGCGGAAGAAAACGCTTGAATTAGCGAAAGGATCCTGGGGCGCACGCAGCAAGGTACACACTGTTGCAAAGCACCATGTCGAAAAGGCGCTCCAACACGCGTACAGGGATCGCAGGAAAAAGAAACGAGAGTTCAGAAGTTTGTGGATTGTCCGCATCAATGCCGCGGCCCGCGAAAACGGGACGACATACTCGCGCTTGATAGCTGCACTCGCAAACAAGGAAGTTACAATAAACAGAAAAGTTTTGGCCGACCTAGCCGCGAATAGTCCGGAGACATTCAAGGAAGTCGTCCATTTTGCTTTTAATTAA